The following are encoded together in the Robertmurraya sp. FSL R5-0851 genome:
- a CDS encoding DUF3267 domain-containing protein, translating into MKISRKYPIFDESVERELLTKSWIALREPKNVWSSILLSLPFMFLNGWITISIVNLLSPLTLKEFGISDNGVEINFNLIYVGALWLLVVIHEILHLVFIPNFHKSKITYIGLSWFGGFVITEEKMSKIRFLIISIAPYLLLSILLPLVLGWLGLLSTPVKILVLLNSLASSVDILVFFLVLFQVPKHAVIVNGGPRTYWKLLEELKNV; encoded by the coding sequence ATGAAAATCAGTCGAAAATACCCAATTTTTGATGAATCTGTCGAGAGAGAGTTACTTACCAAAAGCTGGATTGCTCTACGAGAACCGAAAAATGTATGGAGTTCTATTTTACTTTCATTGCCGTTTATGTTTTTAAATGGTTGGATAACGATTTCGATTGTGAATCTACTTTCTCCTTTAACTTTAAAGGAATTCGGAATATCAGATAACGGTGTAGAAATAAACTTCAACTTAATTTATGTTGGAGCTCTATGGCTCTTGGTTGTGATCCATGAGATATTACATTTAGTTTTTATTCCTAATTTTCATAAGTCGAAAATAACATATATAGGACTTAGTTGGTTTGGCGGTTTTGTAATCACAGAAGAGAAAATGAGTAAAATTAGGTTTCTTATCATCTCGATTGCTCCTTATTTGCTCCTCTCCATCCTATTACCATTGGTGCTAGGTTGGTTAGGTCTTTTATCAACTCCTGTTAAAATACTAGTGCTACTAAATTCATTGGCCTCTTCAGTTGATATACTCGTTTTCTTTCTAGTCTTATTTCAAGTACCTAAGCACGCTGTAATTGTAAACGGTGGTCCCAGAACATATTGGAAGTTATTGGAGGAGCTTAAAAATGTTTGA
- a CDS encoding putative bifunctional diguanylate cyclase/phosphodiesterase, with protein sequence MIVLYGKNANLTKIHVPPVNDIRVMVYNSKLLTESNEKRDIELELHHAVIAEQFEVFYQPQLSLISGKPIGMEALIRWNHPTKGIISPLKFIQLAEELHLINQIGLWVLKKACTQTVEINELFGLDLRVSVNLSSVQLQHPRLLQDIKEILKETGLEPRLLDLEITEGSLFNFEKSSQILEDIKNLGIHISLDDFGAGYSSLSYLKKLSIHRLKIDRIFLLNIPKEEDTLMTSIVTLGHNLNLKVLAEGAETLEQVNFLKTIECDEVQGYYFAKPLPYSEFTAYLDKYLNID encoded by the coding sequence TTGATAGTACTTTACGGGAAAAATGCGAATTTAACTAAGATACATGTTCCTCCAGTAAATGACATAAGAGTCATGGTATATAATAGTAAGCTTCTTACAGAATCCAATGAAAAGAGAGACATTGAGCTAGAGCTTCACCATGCTGTCATTGCCGAACAATTCGAAGTGTTTTATCAACCTCAGCTTTCCTTAATTTCCGGGAAACCTATTGGGATGGAAGCTCTCATTCGATGGAATCACCCAACGAAAGGGATTATTTCTCCATTGAAGTTTATACAGCTAGCGGAGGAATTACATTTAATTAATCAAATTGGGTTATGGGTATTGAAAAAGGCTTGTACGCAAACGGTAGAGATAAATGAGTTGTTTGGCCTTGATTTACGGGTGTCTGTTAACTTATCCTCGGTACAACTTCAGCATCCTCGACTTTTGCAGGATATTAAAGAAATACTTAAAGAAACGGGATTGGAACCGAGGTTATTAGACTTAGAAATCACGGAAGGAAGCCTGTTTAATTTTGAAAAATCAAGTCAGATACTTGAAGATATTAAGAATTTAGGGATTCATATTAGCTTAGATGATTTCGGAGCAGGATATAGCTCACTAAGTTACTTAAAGAAATTAAGTATTCATCGTCTAAAAATCGATCGGATATTTCTATTAAATATACCGAAAGAAGAAGATACCCTCATGACATCAATTGTTACACTTGGTCATAACCTGAATCTAAAAGTACTGGCTGAAGGAGCAGAAACGTTAGAACAGGTGAATTTTCTAAAAACAATAGAGTGTGATGAAGTACAAGGTTATTATTTTGCAAAGCCTCTACCTTATTCTGAGTTTACCGCTTATCTTGATAAATACTTAAATATAGACTAA
- a CDS encoding GNAT family N-acetyltransferase, whose amino-acid sequence MLLTAFSIDYSKQGRGNAKQGLLLLKKYIQNQFPSCDEIVLGVNHQNVPAQNLYARVGFQDTGRRVIGSLGEQFVMTLHI is encoded by the coding sequence ATGCTATTAACGGCATTCTCCATTGATTATTCAAAACAGGGGAGGGGTAATGCAAAACAAGGATTACTGTTGCTCAAGAAATATATACAAAATCAATTTCCAAGCTGTGACGAAATCGTTCTAGGGGTTAATCATCAAAATGTCCCAGCGCAAAATCTGTATGCACGAGTAGGATTTCAAGATACGGGGAGAAGAGTGATTGGTTCGCTTGGAGAACAGTTTGTTATGACTCTACATATATAA